GCCGACGCCTGCGTCGGAGCGCTGGACCGAGCGCGAGCGGCGCAACGTCGCCGCCGTCGACCTCCTCTTCTCCCCGCCCGCGGGCTTCGACCCGTCGACGCTGTTCCGCGACGACGCGACGTGGTGGAACGGGCTCCCGTACATCGCGGGTCGCGAGGGCGCGACGGAGCACGCGGGCATCGAGGCGATCCGCGGGATCCTGTGGGGCGCGGGGGCCGACCAGTCGGGCCGCGGCGTCGACGCCTACGACCTCGGGACGACGCGCTACGAGGACGTCGTCGTGATGGCCGACGGCGACCTCGTGCTGCGCCAGCACACGATGCGCGCCCGCACGCACGGCGGGCAGAGCTACGTCAACGTCTACGCCTTCGTGTTCCGCTTCGACGACGAGGGCCGCATCGCGTACCTGACGGAGCACTGGAACACGTGGCACGCGTGGAACGTGCTCTTCCACCACTTCCCGATGGAGCCCGCGCACCCGCTCCCGGACGGGCGGCGTTAGTCGTCGGCGAGGCGGTCGAGCTCGGCGCCGATCGAGGGCTCGCCCTCCGGCGTCTGCAGGCCTCGCTCGAGGAAGCGCCGCATGAGCGCGCGCGGCTCGGGGCGCGTCATGCACCGGTCGAAGCCGAGCTGCTCGCGGCGAAGCTCGTCGGGGAGCGCGCGGTCGACCTCGGCCATCACGCCCTTGATCTCGGCGATCGACGCGAGCGGGAAGCGCGCGATGCGGCGCGCGAGCGCGTCGACGTAGGGGCCGAGCTCGTCGGGCGGGAGCGCGCGGTTCACCCAGCCGAGGCGCGCGGCCTCCTCGGCGCTCACGTCGTCGCCGCCGAAGATCACCTCGGCCGCGCGCGCGCGGCCGAGCAGGCGCGTGAGCCGCACGGTGCCGCCCGCGCCGGGCAGGATGCCGAGGCCGATCTCGGGCTGGCCGAGCACGGCGCGGCCGATCGCCGCGAAGCGCATGTCGCACGCGAGCGCGACCTCGCTGCCGCCGCCGCGCGCGTAGCCCTCGATCTGCGCGATCGTGACCTTCGGCATCGTGCGCAGGCGGTCGAGCGTCGCGTGCACCCACGAGAGCCCGGGCGCGAGCGCGGGCGCGCCCGCGGCCTCGGGCATCGCGACGATGCCCTCGACGTCGCCGTGCGCGATGAAGAAGCGCGGGTTCGCGCTGCGCAGCACGAGCACCTTCGCGTCGTCGTCGGTGGCGACGCGCTCGAAGACGTCGGCGAGCGCGGGCAGCAGCGCCATGCCGAGCAGGTTCATCGGCGGGACGTCGATCGTCGCGACGGCGATGCCGTCGGCGACGGCGAGCGAGACGGGCTCGGGCATGGGGCCTCCGTGGAGCGCGGTCCGCGCGCCGCGCGCGCGGCCAGGTGGCGTGCGCGCGGCCTCGCGGCGTGCGCGCGTCAGTCGAGCGTGAGCACGCCGCGCGCGAGCCGCCCCGCGTGCAGGTCCTCGACGGCGCGCTCGAAGTCGTCGAGCGGATACGTCTGCGACACGAGCTCGTCGAGCAGGAGCCTCCCGGCGCGGTAGTGGTCGACGATCTCGGCGACGTCGCGGTGCGGCTGCGCCGAGCCGTAGCGACAGCCGAGGATGCCGCGGTCGACGTGCGTGAGGTGCGTGACGGGGACGTCGACCGTCGCGCCGACCGGCGGCACGCCGACGACCACGACGTTGCCGCCCCACGCGAGGCTCTCGAGCGCGGCGCGCACGACGCGCGGCGCGCCCACGCACTCGAACGCCCAGTCGACGCCCGAGGTCGGGTCGACGCCTCCCGCGGTGGGCGCGGCCGCGCCCGCCGGCGCCGCGAGCCGCGCGCGCACGGCCGCGGCCACGTCCTCGCCGTCGCGCGCGAGCACGAAGTCGGTGGCACCGAACGCGCGCGCCGCGGCCTCCTTCCCGGGCTGCGCGTCGACCGCCACGATGCGCGACGCGCCCGCGATGCGGAGCCCCTGGATCGCGTTGAGCCCGACGCCGCCGACGCCGAAGACGGCGGCCGTCTCGCCCGCGCGCACGCGCGCGCGATTCAGGACCGCGCCGACGCCCGTGATCACGCCGCAGCCGACGAGCGCGGCCGACGCGAAGGGCACGTCGTGCGGGATCTTCACGGCCTGCCCGGCGCCCACGACCGTGCGCTCGACGAACACCGACGTCGCCGCGAAGTCGTGGCACGGCCGGCCCGCGAGCGTGAACGGCGTGGCGCGGTTGCCGAACGTGCTCCGGCACCAGGTCGGCCGGCCGGCCGCGCAGTGGCGGCAGCGCCCGCACGCCGCGAGCGTGTGCAGCACCACCGGGTCGCCCGGCGCGAGGCCGCGCACGCCCGCGCCCACCTCCTCGACGACGCCCGCGCCCTCGTGCCCGAGCACGACGGGCACGGGCCATTCGATCGTGCCGTCGAGGACGGAGAGGTCGCTGTGGCAGAGGCCGGCCGCGCGGATGCGCACGATCACCTCGCCCGCCTCGGGCGCGCGCAGCGCGAGCGCGTCGCTCACGAACGCCTTCGCTCCGTCGTACACGATGCCGCGCATGGCCGCGCAGTATA
This genomic interval from Myxococcota bacterium contains the following:
- a CDS encoding nuclear transport factor 2 family protein, which gives rise to MANRPPSTAPTPASERWTERERRNVAAVDLLFSPPAGFDPSTLFRDDATWWNGLPYIAGREGATEHAGIEAIRGILWGAGADQSGRGVDAYDLGTTRYEDVVVMADGDLVLRQHTMRARTHGGQSYVNVYAFVFRFDDEGRIAYLTEHWNTWHAWNVLFHHFPMEPAHPLPDGRR
- a CDS encoding enoyl-CoA hydratase/isomerase family protein: MPEPVSLAVADGIAVATIDVPPMNLLGMALLPALADVFERVATDDDAKVLVLRSANPRFFIAHGDVEGIVAMPEAAGAPALAPGLSWVHATLDRLRTMPKVTIAQIEGYARGGGSEVALACDMRFAAIGRAVLGQPEIGLGILPGAGGTVRLTRLLGRARAAEVIFGGDDVSAEEAARLGWVNRALPPDELGPYVDALARRIARFPLASIAEIKGVMAEVDRALPDELRREQLGFDRCMTRPEPRALMRRFLERGLQTPEGEPSIGAELDRLADD
- a CDS encoding alcohol dehydrogenase catalytic domain-containing protein, which gives rise to MRGIVYDGAKAFVSDALALRAPEAGEVIVRIRAAGLCHSDLSVLDGTIEWPVPVVLGHEGAGVVEEVGAGVRGLAPGDPVVLHTLAACGRCRHCAAGRPTWCRSTFGNRATPFTLAGRPCHDFAATSVFVERTVVGAGQAVKIPHDVPFASAALVGCGVITGVGAVLNRARVRAGETAAVFGVGGVGLNAIQGLRIAGASRIVAVDAQPGKEAAARAFGATDFVLARDGEDVAAAVRARLAAPAGAAAPTAGGVDPTSGVDWAFECVGAPRVVRAALESLAWGGNVVVVGVPPVGATVDVPVTHLTHVDRGILGCRYGSAQPHRDVAEIVDHYRAGRLLLDELVSQTYPLDDFERAVEDLHAGRLARGVLTLD